In Mycobacterium stomatepiae, the following are encoded in one genomic region:
- a CDS encoding alpha/beta hydrolase, giving the protein MTAMSRLRMLSSALLSLGLLVALQPALPLAGATPEPGEGQGPNPAAPAAVPPPSWGSCSQVLSDSSDVPTAQCTTVSVPVDYNNPAGAQAKLAVIKVPATGQRIGSLLINPGGPGGSAVDMVAGMAPDLQNTDITRHFDLVGFDPRGVGHSTPSLRCRTDAEFDAYRTEPMVDYSQTGVAHIEQIYRQLAQECVSRMGKAFLANAGTASVARDMDMVRRALGDEQINYLGYSYGTELGTAYLEHFADHVRTMVLDGAIDPTVDPIQENISQTAGFQTAFNDYAADCAHSPACPLGTDPAQFVNRYHALVDPLVAKPGRTSDPRGLSYADATTGTINALYTPQHWKYLTSGLLGLQRGADAGDLLLLADDYQGRDKHGHYDNDQDAFNAVRCVDAPAPSDPAAWISADQQIRQAAPFLSYGQFTGDAPRDLCALWPVPATSAPHTTAPVALGKVVVVSTTHDPATPYQAGVSLARQLGAPLITFDGTQHTATFGGNQCVDGAVMRYFMTGTPPPALHCQP; this is encoded by the coding sequence TTGACAGCCATGTCGCGCCTGAGAATGTTGAGCTCGGCGCTGCTGTCGTTAGGCCTGTTGGTTGCCCTGCAACCGGCACTGCCCCTAGCTGGCGCAACCCCGGAACCCGGTGAGGGTCAGGGCCCGAACCCGGCGGCACCGGCAGCGGTGCCGCCGCCGAGCTGGGGCAGCTGCAGCCAAGTTCTCTCCGACAGCAGCGACGTTCCGACCGCACAGTGCACCACCGTGTCGGTCCCGGTTGATTACAACAATCCCGCTGGGGCGCAAGCGAAGTTGGCGGTAATCAAGGTGCCGGCCACCGGCCAGCGGATCGGGTCACTGTTGATCAATCCGGGCGGGCCCGGCGGATCGGCCGTCGACATGGTGGCCGGCATGGCGCCCGATCTGCAGAACACCGACATCACCCGCCACTTCGATCTGGTCGGGTTCGATCCGCGCGGCGTCGGACACTCCACCCCGTCGCTGCGCTGCCGCACCGATGCCGAATTCGACGCGTACCGGACTGAGCCGATGGTCGACTACAGCCAGACGGGCGTGGCACACATCGAGCAGATCTACCGCCAGCTGGCGCAGGAATGCGTGAGTCGGATGGGCAAGGCCTTCCTGGCCAACGCCGGTACCGCGTCCGTCGCACGCGACATGGACATGGTGCGTCGGGCGCTCGGTGACGAGCAGATCAACTACCTCGGCTACAGCTACGGCACCGAGCTCGGCACCGCGTACCTGGAACACTTCGCCGACCACGTGCGGACGATGGTGCTCGACGGCGCCATCGACCCGACCGTCGACCCGATTCAGGAAAACATCAGTCAGACAGCGGGATTCCAAACCGCGTTCAACGACTACGCCGCCGACTGCGCGCACTCTCCGGCCTGTCCGCTGGGCACCGACCCGGCTCAGTTCGTCAACCGCTACCACGCATTGGTCGACCCGCTTGTCGCCAAGCCGGGCCGCACCTCGGACCCGCGCGGCCTGAGCTACGCCGACGCGACCACCGGCACGATCAATGCGCTTTACACCCCGCAGCATTGGAAGTACCTGACGAGCGGCCTGCTCGGGTTGCAGCGCGGCGCCGACGCGGGCGACCTGCTGCTGCTGGCCGACGACTACCAAGGCCGTGACAAGCACGGGCATTACGACAACGACCAAGACGCGTTCAACGCCGTCCGGTGTGTCGACGCGCCGGCACCGTCGGATCCGGCGGCCTGGATCTCCGCCGATCAGCAGATCCGCCAGGCCGCGCCGTTCCTGAGCTACGGGCAGTTCACCGGCGACGCGCCCCGCGATCTGTGCGCATTGTGGCCGGTGCCGGCGACGTCGGCGCCGCACACCACGGCGCCGGTGGCGCTCGGGAAGGTCGTCGTGGTCTCCACGACGCACGACCCGGCGACCCCGTATCAGGCGGGAGTCAGCTTGGCCCGCCAGCTAGGCGCCCCGCTGATCACCTTCGACGGGACCCAGCACACCGCGACGTTCGGTGGAAACCAGTGCGTGGATGGCGCGGTCATGCGCTACTTCATGACGGGTACACCGCCGCCGGCGTTGCATTGCCAGCCCTGA
- a CDS encoding cupin-like domain-containing protein — translation MFHVKGTFEVPRVERPSRREFEQRFLFPQRPVVVSGATEGWPARERWTNDYLTEKVGARTIQPSKANDDGRHLHAKPKKAIVVTAPSMKLADYVELLAGGDLSDGQLYAVQLPIKTSLPELWPDVRFPTFVDEQKYSAVNLWIGPGNNVTPLHYDLPNNLLTQVRGRKQVVLCPPREIARVYPFPFGYLGNHISQVDVANPDLTRFPAWSDAKRALVELGPGDMLFIPSCWWHAVCGIDQNMSINYWWRCRSINYLKNPRQMARLVGQAGLAVGGALSQKVIRTAGHHPSNGLPGEQTQSLP, via the coding sequence ATGTTCCACGTCAAAGGCACATTCGAGGTTCCGCGGGTGGAGCGTCCAAGCCGCCGGGAATTCGAGCAGCGTTTCCTGTTCCCGCAGCGCCCGGTGGTCGTTTCCGGTGCCACAGAGGGTTGGCCCGCGCGCGAGCGATGGACCAACGACTACCTCACCGAGAAAGTGGGCGCGCGCACGATCCAACCCTCCAAAGCCAACGACGACGGCAGGCACCTCCATGCGAAACCGAAGAAGGCGATCGTCGTCACGGCGCCGTCGATGAAACTGGCCGACTACGTCGAGCTACTTGCAGGCGGTGATCTCTCCGATGGCCAGCTCTACGCCGTCCAGTTACCCATCAAGACCAGCCTGCCCGAGCTCTGGCCCGATGTTCGTTTTCCGACCTTCGTGGACGAGCAGAAGTACTCCGCCGTCAATTTGTGGATCGGCCCGGGCAACAACGTCACGCCGCTGCATTACGACCTCCCTAACAATCTGCTCACCCAAGTCCGCGGCCGAAAACAAGTGGTCCTCTGCCCGCCCCGGGAGATCGCCCGCGTCTACCCTTTTCCGTTCGGCTACCTTGGCAACCACATCTCGCAGGTCGACGTCGCCAACCCCGATCTGACCCGGTTCCCGGCCTGGTCCGACGCTAAGCGTGCTCTCGTCGAGCTGGGCCCCGGTGACATGCTCTTCATCCCCAGCTGCTGGTGGCACGCGGTCTGCGGCATCGACCAAAACATGTCGATTAACTACTGGTGGCGTTGCCGCAGCATCAACTACCTCAAGAACCCCCGCCAGATGGCCCGTCTCGTCGGACAGGCGGGACTTGCTGTCGGCGGTGCGTTGTCGCAGAAGGTCATCCGCACCGCCGGACACCACCCCTCCAACGGGCTACCCGGCGAGCAGACACAGTCCTTGCCGTAA
- a CDS encoding alpha/beta hydrolase, giving the protein MSLTRRDKFARTLLASTAVAAVALVLGGCVHVVAGHPLMAGPKLGQPVEWTPCRVASGSVKLPNGAMCGKLAVPVDYDHPGGDVATLAMIRFPATGDKLGSLVINPGGPGESGIEAALGVVQSLPKRVRERFDLVGFDPRGVGSSRPAIWCNSDADNDRLRTEPSVDYSPAGVAHMEDETKQFIGRCVDKMGKDFLANVGTVNVAKDLDTIRAALGDDKLTYLGYSYGTRIGAAYAEAFPHNVRAMILDGAVDPNADPIEADLRQAKGFQDAFNDYAADCAKKSSCPLGTDPSKAVDVYHSLIDPMVDPNNQLVGKPIPTKDPRGLSYSDAVVGTIMALYSPTLWHHLADGLTELTDNHGDTLLALADMYMRRDPHGHYTNATDARVAINCVDQPPITDRAKVIDEDRRSREIAPFMSYGKFTGDAPLGTCAFWPVPPTSKPHAVSAPGLAPTVVVSTTHDPATPYKAGVDLAGQLHGSLLTFDGTQHTVVFQGDSCVDDYVTAYLIGGTTPPNGAKC; this is encoded by the coding sequence ATGAGTCTGACTCGCCGCGACAAGTTCGCGCGCACGCTTCTGGCCTCGACAGCGGTTGCCGCCGTGGCGCTGGTGCTGGGGGGCTGCGTGCACGTTGTCGCCGGGCACCCGCTGATGGCGGGCCCCAAATTGGGGCAGCCGGTGGAGTGGACGCCATGCCGGGTCGCCAGTGGATCGGTGAAGCTTCCCAACGGCGCCATGTGCGGCAAGCTCGCCGTGCCCGTCGACTACGACCACCCCGGCGGTGACGTCGCGACCCTGGCGATGATTCGTTTCCCCGCGACCGGCGACAAACTCGGCTCGCTGGTGATCAACCCCGGTGGACCGGGTGAATCCGGTATCGAAGCCGCGCTCGGCGTCGTTCAGTCGCTGCCCAAGCGGGTCCGTGAGCGGTTCGACCTGGTCGGGTTCGACCCGCGCGGCGTCGGGTCGTCGCGCCCGGCGATCTGGTGTAACTCCGACGCCGACAACGACCGGCTGCGCACCGAGCCGAGCGTCGACTACAGCCCGGCCGGCGTCGCTCACATGGAGGACGAGACTAAACAGTTCATCGGCCGCTGCGTCGACAAGATGGGCAAGGACTTTCTGGCCAACGTCGGAACCGTCAACGTCGCCAAGGATCTGGACACCATCCGTGCGGCACTCGGTGACGACAAGCTGACCTACCTGGGCTACTCGTACGGCACCCGGATCGGGGCCGCCTACGCCGAGGCGTTCCCGCACAACGTGCGGGCGATGATCCTGGACGGCGCCGTCGACCCCAACGCCGACCCGATCGAAGCAGATCTGCGTCAGGCCAAGGGATTTCAGGACGCGTTCAACGACTACGCCGCCGACTGCGCCAAGAAGTCGAGCTGCCCGCTGGGCACCGACCCGTCCAAGGCCGTCGACGTCTACCACAGCCTGATCGATCCGATGGTCGACCCGAACAACCAATTGGTCGGCAAGCCGATACCGACCAAGGACCCGCGCGGGTTGAGCTACAGCGACGCCGTTGTGGGCACGATCATGGCGCTCTACTCGCCGACGCTGTGGCATCACCTCGCCGACGGCCTGACGGAGCTGACCGACAACCACGGCGACACCCTGCTTGCGCTGGCCGATATGTACATGCGTCGCGACCCGCACGGCCACTACACGAACGCCACCGACGCGCGGGTGGCGATCAACTGCGTCGATCAGCCGCCAATTACCGACCGCGCCAAGGTAATTGACGAAGATCGCCGCTCCCGCGAGATCGCCCCGTTCATGAGCTACGGCAAGTTCACCGGTGACGCGCCGCTGGGCACCTGCGCCTTTTGGCCCGTGCCGCCGACCAGCAAGCCGCACGCGGTGTCGGCGCCGGGCCTGGCCCCGACCGTCGTGGTGTCGACCACGCACGATCCGGCGACGCCGTACAAGGCCGGCGTCGATCTGGCGGGTCAGTTGCACGGCTCGCTGCTGACCTTCGATGGCACTCAGCACACGGTCGTCTTCCAGGGCGACAGTTGCGTCGACGACTACGTCACGGCGTATCTGATCGGCGGCACCACGCCGCCCAACGGCGCAAAGTGCTAA
- the glnA gene encoding type I glutamate--ammonia ligase, with protein sequence MDRQKEFVLRTLEERDIRFVRLWFTDVLGYLKSVAIAPAELEGAFEEGIGFDGSSIEGFSRVSESDTVANPDPSTFQVLPWASPGGHHHSARMFCDITMPDGSPSWADPRHVLRRQLQKANDLGFSCYVHPEIEFFLLKPGPIDGTPPIPVDNAGYFDQAIHDSASNFRRHAIEALEFMGISVEFSHHEGAPGQQEIDLRFADALSMADNVMTFRYVIKEVAIENGARASFMPKPFGEHPGSAMHTHMSLFEGDVNAFHSPDDPLQLSDVGKSFIAGILEHASEISAVTNQWVNSYKRLVHGGEAPTAASWGAANRSALVRVPMYTPHKTSSRRIEVRSPDSACNPYLAFAVLLAAGLRGVEKGYVLGPQAEDNVWDLTPEERRTMGYRELPTSLDSALHAMEASELVAETLGEHVFDFFLRNKRTEWANYRSHVTPYELSTYLSL encoded by the coding sequence ATGGATCGACAGAAGGAATTCGTCCTCCGCACGCTGGAGGAACGGGACATTCGCTTCGTCCGGCTCTGGTTCACGGACGTGCTGGGTTACCTCAAGTCGGTCGCCATCGCCCCGGCCGAACTCGAGGGCGCTTTCGAAGAGGGCATCGGCTTCGACGGATCCTCGATCGAGGGCTTCTCCCGCGTCTCGGAATCCGACACCGTCGCCAACCCGGACCCGTCGACCTTTCAAGTGCTGCCCTGGGCCTCGCCCGGCGGCCACCACCACTCGGCGCGGATGTTCTGCGACATCACCATGCCGGACGGCTCGCCGTCCTGGGCCGATCCCCGGCACGTGCTGCGCCGTCAGCTGCAGAAGGCCAACGACCTCGGTTTCTCCTGCTACGTGCACCCCGAAATTGAATTCTTCCTGCTCAAGCCCGGTCCCATCGACGGCACACCGCCCATCCCGGTCGACAACGCCGGCTACTTCGACCAGGCGATCCACGACTCCGCGTCCAACTTTCGCCGGCACGCCATCGAGGCGCTCGAATTCATGGGCATCTCGGTGGAGTTCAGCCATCACGAGGGAGCGCCCGGACAGCAGGAGATCGACCTGCGTTTCGCCGACGCGCTGTCGATGGCCGACAACGTGATGACGTTCCGGTACGTCATTAAAGAAGTCGCGATTGAAAATGGCGCGCGGGCGTCGTTCATGCCCAAGCCGTTCGGCGAACACCCGGGCTCGGCCATGCACACCCACATGAGCCTGTTCGAGGGCGACGTCAACGCCTTCCACAGTCCCGACGACCCGCTGCAGCTTTCCGATGTGGGCAAGTCGTTCATCGCCGGGATCCTGGAGCACGCCTCCGAGATTAGCGCGGTCACCAACCAATGGGTCAATTCCTACAAGCGCCTGGTGCACGGCGGCGAGGCGCCGACCGCGGCGTCCTGGGGTGCGGCCAACCGGTCCGCCCTGGTGCGGGTGCCGATGTACACCCCGCACAAGACGTCGTCGCGGCGCATCGAAGTCCGCAGCCCCGACTCGGCGTGCAACCCCTACCTGGCGTTCGCCGTGCTGCTGGCCGCCGGACTGCGCGGGGTGGAGAAAGGCTACGTGCTGGGGCCGCAGGCCGAGGACAACGTCTGGGATCTCACCCCCGAAGAGCGCCGCACGATGGGCTACCGCGAACTGCCCACCAGCCTCGACAGTGCGTTGCACGCCATGGAGGCCTCCGAGCTGGTCGCGGAAACGTTGGGGGAGCACGTGTTTGACTTCTTCCTGCGCAACAAGCGCACGGAGTGGGCGAACTACCGCAGTCACGTCACGCCCTACGAGCTGAGCACCTACCTGTCGCTCTGA
- a CDS encoding CYTH and CHAD domain-containing protein, producing MPEPSRHLEVERKFDVPDSTVTPSFEGIATVARVETLPTQSLDATYFDTQTQDLARNKITLRRRTGGHDAGWHLKLPAGPDARTEIRSPLGSADDDTVPGELLDVVLAIVRDRPLRPVARITTQRESQVLYGIQGAPFAEFSNDHVRAWAANATDSPDAEPVVQEWREWELELDESRGANDTELLSRLSNRLLDAGGEPANHASKLARVLGTTVPSNGSKPPEDPVQRAVAEQVRELVVWDRAVRADVFDSVHQMRVTTRKIRSLLKDAQAGLSDDTHAWVLDELRELAAVLGVARDAEVLAQRYEQELDRLAPELVRGPVRERLVEGAKRRYHAGWRRSLLAMWTQRYFRLLDALDSIVAESPVTAAGEQPPPVTIDAAYKKVRKAAKAAAEADQAAHEEHAEPATDADHDDDEEHDRDEALHVIRKRAKRLRYTAAATGADDVSKQAKAIQTLLGDHQDSVVSRDHLIQQADAAHAAGEDTFTYGLLYQQESDLAESCRQQLDEALRKLDKSVKKAH from the coding sequence ATGCCAGAACCCTCGCGCCATCTGGAGGTGGAGCGCAAGTTCGACGTCCCCGATTCGACGGTCACACCGTCGTTCGAAGGCATCGCGACGGTGGCCCGGGTCGAGACGTTGCCGACGCAATCGCTGGACGCGACATACTTCGACACCCAGACGCAGGACCTCGCCCGCAACAAGATCACGTTGCGTCGCCGCACCGGTGGCCACGACGCCGGCTGGCACCTCAAGCTGCCGGCCGGGCCCGACGCCCGCACCGAGATCCGCAGCCCGCTGGGCTCCGCGGACGACGACACCGTCCCGGGCGAATTGCTGGACGTGGTGCTGGCGATCGTGCGCGACCGGCCGCTGCGACCGGTCGCCCGAATCACGACCCAACGAGAAAGCCAGGTGCTCTACGGCATCCAGGGCGCTCCTTTCGCGGAGTTCAGCAACGACCACGTCCGGGCCTGGGCGGCGAATGCGACCGACAGCCCCGACGCGGAGCCCGTGGTGCAGGAGTGGCGCGAGTGGGAACTCGAGCTCGACGAATCGCGTGGGGCCAACGACACCGAGCTGCTTAGCCGGCTGAGCAATCGGCTGCTGGACGCCGGCGGTGAACCCGCCAATCACGCGTCGAAGCTGGCCCGGGTGCTCGGGACGACGGTGCCGTCCAACGGGTCCAAGCCGCCGGAAGATCCGGTACAGCGGGCGGTCGCCGAGCAGGTCCGCGAGCTGGTGGTATGGGATCGCGCGGTGCGCGCCGACGTCTTCGACTCCGTGCACCAGATGCGGGTCACCACCCGCAAGATCCGCAGCCTACTGAAGGACGCCCAGGCCGGATTGTCCGACGACACCCACGCCTGGGTCCTCGACGAACTGCGCGAGCTCGCCGCGGTGTTGGGTGTGGCACGCGATGCCGAGGTGCTCGCGCAGCGCTACGAGCAGGAGCTCGACCGGCTGGCACCCGAACTGGTGCGTGGACCGGTGCGCGAACGCCTGGTCGAGGGCGCCAAACGCCGCTATCACGCGGGCTGGCGACGGTCGTTGCTCGCGATGTGGACGCAGCGCTACTTCCGGCTGCTAGACGCGCTCGATTCGATCGTGGCCGAAAGCCCGGTCACCGCGGCCGGCGAGCAGCCACCCCCGGTCACCATCGACGCCGCTTACAAGAAGGTGCGCAAGGCCGCCAAGGCCGCCGCCGAAGCCGACCAGGCCGCCCACGAGGAACACGCCGAGCCGGCCACCGACGCGGACCACGACGACGACGAAGAGCACGATCGCGACGAGGCGCTGCATGTAATTCGCAAGCGCGCCAAGCGACTTCGCTATACCGCAGCGGCGACCGGCGCGGACGACGTCTCCAAGCAGGCCAAGGCCATCCAGACGTTGCTCGGCGATCATCAAGACAGCGTGGTCAGCCGCGACCATCTGATCCAGCAGGCCGACGCGGCGCACGCCGCGGGCGAAGACACCTTCACCTACGGCCTGCTCTACCAGCAGGAGTCCGACCTGGCCGAGAGCTGCCGTCAGCAGCTCGACGAGGCGCTGCGCAAGCTCGACAAATCGGTCAAAAAAGCGCACTGA
- the panB gene encoding 3-methyl-2-oxobutanoate hydroxymethyltransferase: MSEQNVYGANAAHEAAEAAQAPRTKIRTHHLQKMKAEGHKWAMLTAYDYSTARVFDEAGIPVLLVGDSAANVVYGYDTTVPVSIDELIPLVRGVVRGAPHALVVADLPFGSYEAGPTAALAAATRFMKEGGAHAVKLEGGERVAEQITCLTAAGIPVMAHIGFTPQSVNSLGGFKVQGRGDAAEQTVHDAIAVAEAGAFSVVMEMVPAELATQITGKLTIPTVGIGAGPNCDAQVLVWQDMAGMSGGKSARFVKRFANVGDELRRAATQYAKEVAGGVFPADEHCF, translated from the coding sequence ATGTCTGAGCAGAACGTTTACGGTGCAAACGCGGCGCATGAAGCTGCTGAAGCTGCACAAGCGCCCCGGACCAAAATCCGCACGCATCATCTCCAGAAAATGAAAGCCGAAGGCCACAAGTGGGCGATGCTCACGGCTTACGACTATTCGACCGCTCGGGTGTTCGACGAGGCCGGCATCCCGGTGTTACTGGTCGGCGATTCGGCGGCCAACGTCGTGTACGGCTACGACACCACGGTGCCGGTCTCGATCGACGAGCTGATCCCCTTGGTTCGCGGCGTTGTTCGGGGTGCGCCGCATGCCCTGGTGGTCGCCGACCTGCCGTTCGGCAGCTACGAGGCCGGCCCCACCGCCGCTCTGGCCGCCGCCACCCGGTTCATGAAGGAAGGCGGCGCGCACGCGGTCAAGCTCGAGGGCGGTGAGCGGGTGGCCGAGCAGATCACCTGCCTGACCGCCGCCGGCATCCCGGTGATGGCCCACATCGGCTTCACGCCGCAAAGCGTCAACAGCCTGGGCGGCTTCAAGGTTCAGGGCCGCGGCGACGCGGCGGAGCAGACCGTGCACGATGCGATCGCCGTCGCCGAAGCCGGCGCGTTCTCCGTTGTGATGGAGATGGTGCCCGCCGAGCTGGCCACCCAGATCACCGGCAAGCTGACCATCCCGACCGTCGGGATCGGCGCCGGGCCGAACTGCGACGCGCAGGTGTTGGTCTGGCAGGACATGGCCGGTATGAGCGGTGGCAAGTCGGCGCGATTCGTCAAGCGATTCGCGAACGTCGGCGACGAATTGCGCCGGGCCGCAACCCAATACGCGAAAGAAGTGGCCGGCGGAGTTTTCCCGGCCGACGAACACTGCTTCTGA
- a CDS encoding heme-binding protein, producing MEELPMFVALTTSRAVVGGIAAGAVSGAMLFAAAGLAQADPEPPPPNCTAADLAQVSAGVAASTSVYLFSHPDVNAYFTSLKGQPRSEIGDQIKQYMDANPQAHDDLEAIRQPLTDFKGRCGMQ from the coding sequence ATGGAGGAGCTACCGATGTTTGTCGCACTCACCACGTCGCGCGCGGTCGTCGGCGGAATTGCCGCCGGCGCTGTCAGCGGCGCAATGCTTTTCGCCGCAGCAGGCTTGGCTCAAGCGGACCCCGAGCCGCCGCCACCGAACTGCACGGCGGCCGACCTCGCCCAGGTTTCGGCGGGTGTCGCGGCGTCGACGTCGGTGTATCTGTTCAGCCATCCGGACGTCAACGCGTACTTCACCAGCTTGAAAGGCCAGCCCCGCAGCGAGATTGGCGATCAGATCAAGCAGTACATGGACGCCAACCCGCAGGCGCACGACGACCTGGAAGCAATTCGGCAGCCGCTGACCGATTTCAAGGGTCGCTGCGGAATGCAGTAG
- a CDS encoding cytochrome P450, whose amino-acid sequence MTEADAYVDQAVAGIAEPQPMYKALRESSPVFRSPQAVVLSRLADIEMALKRTELFSSNMDAVDLGNVRPLIPLQIDPPEHAKYRRILDPLFTPREMARREPHVAALVNEMIDRFADRGECDFHEEFAVPLPCTVFLQLLGLPLEDLDQFLLWKDGVIRPEGDSGYDRRHESAAPVAQQIYKYFDRAIDDHIASPRDDVLSAMIAAQVDGQPLSRDELLDICFLFLIAGLDTVTDSLDCFFVYLAQHPDHRHQLVVEPDILPHAIEELLRWETPVPGVVRVAMQDVEVGGCPIAKGERVSPLVGAANTDPTEFPDPELVDFRRSPNRHRAFGGGPHRCLGSHLARMELRVALREFHRCIPDYEIKPGTQLTYTAALRSVESLPLIFGVS is encoded by the coding sequence ATGACAGAAGCCGATGCTTACGTCGATCAGGCGGTAGCGGGCATCGCCGAGCCCCAGCCGATGTACAAGGCGCTGCGCGAGTCGAGTCCGGTGTTCCGCTCGCCCCAGGCGGTGGTGCTCAGCCGGCTGGCCGATATCGAGATGGCGCTCAAGCGCACCGAGCTGTTCTCGTCGAACATGGACGCGGTCGATCTGGGTAACGTCCGACCGCTGATTCCGCTGCAAATCGATCCGCCCGAGCACGCGAAGTACCGCCGCATCCTCGATCCCCTGTTCACTCCCCGGGAGATGGCGCGGCGCGAGCCGCACGTCGCCGCGCTGGTGAACGAGATGATCGACCGATTCGCCGACCGCGGCGAATGCGACTTCCACGAGGAGTTCGCGGTGCCGTTGCCGTGCACCGTCTTCCTGCAGTTGCTCGGGCTGCCGTTGGAGGACCTCGACCAGTTCCTGTTGTGGAAGGACGGGGTGATCCGCCCCGAAGGCGACTCCGGCTATGACCGCCGCCACGAATCCGCGGCGCCGGTGGCGCAACAGATTTACAAGTACTTCGACCGCGCCATCGACGACCACATCGCCAGCCCTCGTGACGACGTGCTGTCCGCGATGATCGCGGCCCAGGTCGACGGGCAACCCCTGTCGCGCGACGAGCTGCTCGATATCTGCTTCCTGTTCCTGATCGCCGGGCTGGATACGGTCACCGACTCGCTCGATTGTTTCTTCGTCTACCTCGCGCAGCACCCCGACCACCGGCATCAGCTGGTCGTCGAACCCGACATCCTGCCGCACGCGATCGAGGAGTTATTGCGTTGGGAGACACCGGTTCCCGGTGTAGTGCGGGTCGCTATGCAAGACGTCGAAGTGGGCGGGTGCCCGATCGCCAAGGGTGAGCGGGTCAGTCCGTTGGTCGGCGCGGCCAACACCGACCCCACCGAATTTCCCGACCCGGAGTTGGTCGACTTCCGCCGCAGCCCCAACCGCCACCGCGCCTTCGGTGGCGGACCACACCGCTGCCTTGGCTCGCATCTGGCCCGCATGGAGTTGCGGGTGGCGTTGCGCGAATTCCACCGTTGCA